The following nucleotide sequence is from Halorussus caseinilyticus.
CTCCTCGATTTGGCTCGGGTAGACGTTGACCCCGCGGACGATGATGAGGTCGTCGGTCCGGCCGGTCACGTTGTCCATCCGGACGACGGTCCGCCCGCAGTCGCACTCGTCGTAGGTCAGCGAAGTCATGTCGCCGGTCCGGTACCGGAGGACCGGCAGGGCCTGCTTGGTCAGCGAGGTGACGACGAGTTCGCCCTCCTCGCCCTCGGGAAGGGGTTCGCCGGTCTGGGGGTCCACGACTTCGGGGTAGAAGTGGTCCTCCCAGACGTGGAGTCCGTTCTGGACCTCCTCGCACTCGATGGAGACGCCCGGCCCGATGATTTCCGAGAGACCGTACACGTCCACGGCGGTCACGTCGAGTGCTTCCTCGATTTCCTCGCGCATGGGGTCGGTGAACGGTTCCGCGCCGATGACGACCGTCGAGAGCGGGAGTTCCTTCGGGTCGATACCGCGCTCCTCGGCGGCCTCCGCGAGGTAGAGGCAGTAGGAGGGCGTACACGACAGCACGTCGCTTTCGAGGTCCTGTAGCATGTCCAACTGCCGGGCGGTGTTGCCCCCGCCGGTCGGGATGACGCAGGCCCCCAACTCCTCGACGCCGTCGTGGAATCCGAGACCCCCGGTGAACAGGCCGTAGCCGTATGCGTTCTGGACGACGTGTTCGGGCCGAACGCCCGCGGCGTACAGCGACCGGGCCATGACTTCGCGCCACACGCCGAGGTCCTCGTCGGTGTAGCTCACGATTTTGGGCTTGCCCGTCGTCCCCGAGGAAGCGTGAATCCGGCACACCTCGTCGTGTTCGACCGCGAACAGGCCGTCCGGGTACTCGTCGCGGAAGTCCTCCTTCGTCGTGAACGGAAGCTTCGACACGTCCTCGACCGATTCGATGTCCTCTGGCGCGACCCCCGCCTCGTCCAGTGCGTCGCGGTAGAAATCGACGTTCTCGTAGGCGTACTCGACGGTCTCGGCGAGTCGCTCGTCCTGCAACTCGCGGAGTTCCTCAC
It contains:
- the paaK gene encoding phenylacetate--CoA ligase PaaK, translated to MVYSDIETAPREELRELQDERLAETVEYAYENVDFYRDALDEAGVAPEDIESVEDVSKLPFTTKEDFRDEYPDGLFAVEHDEVCRIHASSGTTGKPKIVSYTDEDLGVWREVMARSLYAAGVRPEHVVQNAYGYGLFTGGLGFHDGVEELGACVIPTGGGNTARQLDMLQDLESDVLSCTPSYCLYLAEAAEERGIDPKELPLSTVVIGAEPFTDPMREEIEEALDVTAVDVYGLSEIIGPGVSIECEEVQNGLHVWEDHFYPEVVDPQTGEPLPEGEEGELVVTSLTKQALPVLRYRTGDMTSLTYDECDCGRTVVRMDNVTGRTDDLIIVRGVNVYPSQIEEVMVDIEHVAPHYRIDLYRKGNLDTMELTVEYTEDYEGTHEELERDIRNELEETLEVKPDEIEVVGPGVVDRTETGKVKRVFDHRDEE